Proteins from a genomic interval of Phycisphaerae bacterium RAS1:
- the dnaJ_3 gene encoding Chaperone protein DnaJ, with protein sequence MSTRVAQKRDYYEVLGVARTAAPEEIKRAFRQAAMKYHPDRNKEAGAETRFKEASEAYEVLSDPEKRQRYDRYGHQGLQGAGVHDFSHMGVEDIFSIFGDIFGDVFGGGGGRGRGRGRADYGVDIQKVIEIDLREVATGVEKTLQFERNDFCERCGGQGAEPGTQRRTCRTCGGYGQVERQTSMGIFVTRTIADCPGCHGRGSMIESACRDCGGSGHAPRQRVINVKIPAGIQDGQSIRVRGEGEPGQTGQVRGDLRCVIRVREHEFFQRDGDHLVVRLPITFTEAALGAQVEVPTLTGTAPLRIPAGTQYGAIFRLHGKGVPNLNSGRPGDEIVQVVIETPKKLSKKQQEILRQFAATEDKTILPETKGFFEKLKEYLTGDAKPGV encoded by the coding sequence ATGAGCACCCGCGTGGCCCAAAAGCGAGACTACTACGAAGTCCTGGGCGTCGCCCGCACGGCCGCGCCGGAGGAGATCAAGCGCGCCTTTCGCCAGGCGGCGATGAAGTACCATCCTGACCGAAACAAGGAAGCCGGGGCGGAAACCAGGTTCAAGGAAGCGTCGGAGGCGTACGAGGTTCTTTCCGACCCGGAGAAGCGGCAGCGCTACGACCGCTACGGCCACCAGGGATTGCAGGGCGCCGGGGTTCACGATTTCTCGCACATGGGGGTGGAGGACATTTTCAGCATCTTCGGCGACATCTTCGGAGACGTGTTCGGCGGCGGCGGGGGGCGCGGCCGCGGCCGAGGACGGGCGGATTACGGCGTCGACATCCAGAAGGTGATCGAAATCGACCTGCGCGAGGTCGCGACCGGGGTCGAGAAAACGCTGCAATTCGAGCGCAACGACTTTTGCGAACGCTGCGGCGGACAGGGGGCCGAGCCGGGCACGCAGCGGCGCACCTGCCGCACGTGCGGCGGATACGGGCAGGTTGAGCGGCAGACGTCGATGGGCATCTTCGTCACGCGGACGATCGCCGACTGCCCGGGCTGCCACGGGCGCGGGTCGATGATCGAGAGCGCCTGTCGTGACTGCGGCGGCAGCGGCCACGCCCCGCGGCAGCGCGTCATCAACGTCAAAATTCCCGCGGGCATCCAGGATGGACAGAGCATCCGCGTCCGCGGCGAGGGCGAGCCGGGGCAGACCGGCCAGGTGCGCGGCGATCTGCGCTGCGTGATCCGCGTGCGTGAGCACGAGTTTTTCCAGCGCGACGGAGATCACCTGGTCGTGCGCCTGCCGATCACGTTCACCGAGGCGGCCCTGGGGGCACAGGTTGAGGTTCCGACGCTGACGGGCACGGCGCCGCTGCGGATTCCCGCGGGCACGCAGTACGGCGCGATCTTCCGCCTGCACGGCAAGGGCGTTCCGAATCTGAATTCCGGCCGGCCCGGCGATGAGATTGTGCAGGTGGTGATCGAGACGCCCAAGAAGCTCAGCAAGAAGCAGCAGGAGATTCTGCGGCAGTTTGCCGCGACCGAGGACAAGACGATTTTGCCGGAGACGAAGGGATTTTTTGAGAAGCTGAAGGAGTACTTGACCGGTGACGCGAAGCCGGGCGTGTAG
- the groS_2 gene encoding 10 kDa chaperonin: protein MATATMSRESTKKSMSIKVRPLDDRVVIQPAEAEERTRGGIVLPDSAREKPQLGKVIAAGPGKLIEKSGQRGEMSLKVGDTVFYGKYSGTEIEIDGETYVIIRESDVLAIQD, encoded by the coding sequence ATGGCGACTGCGACGATGAGCAGAGAGTCGACGAAGAAGAGCATGAGCATCAAGGTCCGCCCGCTGGACGACCGCGTCGTCATTCAGCCGGCCGAGGCCGAAGAGCGAACCCGCGGCGGGATCGTCCTGCCCGACAGCGCCCGCGAGAAGCCGCAGCTCGGCAAGGTCATCGCGGCCGGCCCGGGCAAGCTGATCGAAAAGAGCGGCCAGCGCGGCGAGATGTCGCTGAAGGTCGGCGACACGGTGTTCTATGGCAAGTACAGCGGCACCGAGATCGAGATTGATGGCGAGACGTATGTCATCATCCGCGAAAGCGACGTGCTGGCGATTCAGGATTAG
- the groL gene encoding 60 kDa chaperonin encodes MAVKQLAFDQEAQKSILAGVEKLAAAVRSTFGPRGRNAVLDKGWGAPTVTKDGVTVAEEIELSNKYENMGAQLVKEAASKTSDVAGDGTTTATVLTEAIYREGLRNVVAGHDPNGINRGIDAAIRAVVAELKNISRPVNDKKPDDIVNIASISANNDRTIGEILADCFTKVGKDGVITVEEGKILETTVDVVEGMQFDRGYLSPHFVTNPDDMECVLDKAFVLIYEDKISSVTKLVPLLEKIAQSKRPLLIIAEDVEGEALATLVVNKLRGILNIAAVKAPGYGDRRKAMLEDIAVLTGGKPIFKDLGIELDTVAIADLGQAKRIHVDADNTTIIEGAGDSGSIKGRIGMIRMEIEKTTSDYDREKLQERLAKLAGGVAQINVGAATESELKEKKARVEDALHATRAAIEEGIVPGGGVALIRAMKALDNIRVKGDDEKAGVEIIRKAITSPVRQIAANAGYEPAVVLKKVEANTNVNYGFNADTGEYGDMLKMGVIDPTKVVRSALENAGSVARILLSTSCLISEKPQEKKGGPGGMGGGMGGMGGMGGGMGGMGGMGDMDDMM; translated from the coding sequence ATGGCGGTCAAGCAACTCGCATTCGATCAGGAAGCCCAGAAGTCGATCCTCGCCGGCGTCGAGAAGCTCGCCGCCGCCGTCCGCAGCACCTTCGGCCCGCGCGGCCGCAACGCGGTGCTGGACAAGGGCTGGGGCGCTCCCACAGTGACCAAGGATGGCGTCACAGTCGCCGAGGAGATCGAGCTCTCGAACAAGTACGAGAACATGGGCGCGCAGCTCGTGAAAGAAGCCGCCAGCAAGACCAGCGACGTGGCCGGCGACGGCACGACGACCGCGACCGTCCTGACAGAGGCCATCTATCGCGAAGGGCTGCGGAACGTGGTCGCCGGCCACGATCCCAACGGCATCAACCGCGGCATCGACGCGGCCATCCGCGCCGTCGTCGCGGAGTTGAAGAACATCTCCCGTCCGGTGAACGACAAGAAGCCCGACGACATCGTGAACATCGCCAGCATCTCGGCCAACAACGACCGCACCATCGGCGAGATTCTGGCCGACTGCTTCACCAAGGTCGGCAAGGACGGCGTCATCACGGTCGAAGAGGGCAAGATTCTGGAAACGACCGTGGACGTGGTCGAGGGAATGCAATTCGACCGCGGCTACCTCAGCCCGCACTTCGTCACCAATCCGGACGACATGGAGTGCGTGCTCGACAAGGCCTTCGTGCTGATCTACGAGGACAAGATTTCGAGCGTCACCAAGCTCGTCCCGCTGCTCGAAAAGATCGCCCAGTCGAAGCGCCCGCTGCTCATCATCGCCGAAGACGTCGAAGGCGAAGCGCTGGCGACGCTGGTGGTCAACAAGCTGCGCGGCATCCTGAACATCGCCGCGGTGAAGGCCCCCGGCTACGGCGATCGCCGCAAGGCCATGCTCGAAGACATCGCCGTGCTGACCGGCGGCAAGCCGATCTTCAAGGATTTGGGCATCGAGCTGGACACCGTCGCAATCGCCGACCTGGGCCAGGCCAAGCGCATCCACGTCGACGCCGATAACACGACGATCATCGAAGGCGCGGGCGACAGCGGCAGCATCAAGGGCCGCATCGGCATGATCCGCATGGAGATCGAAAAGACCACCAGCGACTACGACCGCGAGAAGCTCCAGGAGCGCCTCGCCAAGCTCGCCGGCGGCGTGGCGCAGATCAACGTCGGCGCCGCGACCGAGAGCGAGCTGAAAGAGAAGAAGGCCCGCGTCGAAGACGCCCTGCACGCCACCCGCGCGGCGATCGAAGAGGGCATCGTTCCCGGCGGCGGCGTGGCGCTGATCCGCGCCATGAAGGCGCTCGATAACATTCGCGTCAAGGGCGACGACGAGAAGGCCGGCGTCGAGATCATCCGCAAGGCGATTACGTCGCCGGTGCGGCAGATCGCGGCCAACGCGGGCTACGAGCCGGCGGTCGTGCTCAAGAAAGTCGAAGCCAACACCAACGTCAACTACGGCTTCAACGCCGACACGGGCGAGTATGGCGACATGCTCAAGATGGGCGTGATCGACCCGACCAAGGTCGTGCGCTCAGCCCTCGAAAACGCCGGCAGCGTCGCCCGCATTCTGCTCAGCACGTCGTGCCTGATTTCCGAGAAGCCGCAGGAGAAGAAGGGCGGTCCCGGCGGCATGGGCGGCGGAATGGGAGGCATGGGTGGCATGGGCGGCGGCATGGGAGGGATGGGGGGCATGGGAGACATGGACGACATGATGTAG
- a CDS encoding Zinc ribbon domain protein yields the protein MPTYEYECDRCQHRFEEFQPITAAPLTKCPACKKKALRRLLGAGAGVIFKGSGFYQTDYRSDSYKKAAEAEKPAAAASSDAKQPGAKPDAPATKADTSSAGAPATGPDSNAGAAKTAPESKRAGDSRRRGGGGGSRGAARK from the coding sequence ATGCCCACGTATGAGTACGAGTGCGATCGCTGCCAGCATCGCTTCGAGGAATTCCAGCCGATCACCGCGGCGCCGCTGACGAAGTGCCCGGCGTGCAAGAAGAAGGCTCTGCGGCGGCTGCTGGGCGCCGGCGCCGGCGTGATTTTCAAGGGCAGCGGCTTCTACCAGACCGACTATCGCAGCGATTCCTACAAGAAAGCCGCCGAGGCCGAGAAGCCCGCGGCGGCCGCATCCAGCGACGCCAAGCAGCCAGGCGCCAAGCCGGACGCACCTGCGACCAAGGCCGACACCTCCTCCGCGGGTGCGCCGGCAACCGGGCCCGATTCAAACGCGGGCGCGGCGAAAACTGCGCCGGAATCAAAGCGCGCGGGCGACAGCCGTCGGAGGGGCGGCGGGGGCGGAAGCCGTGGAGCGGCGAGAAAGTGA
- a CDS encoding heat shock protein GrpE codes for MTTTDPKKKNQETQPAADAATAADAAATGASAAGASAPDEAEALRKQVAELTDKNLRLVAEMQNMQRRAAREREESLRFAEAEFARELLVVMDDLERTREAIKAGNDAAAIADGVRIVFEHFDKVLRSREIVPIDAVGKAFNADEHEALMQEPSPDVPAGSVLREVHRGYRMRDRVLRTARVVVSKGKGD; via the coding sequence ATGACGACGACTGATCCGAAGAAGAAGAACCAGGAAACTCAACCCGCGGCGGATGCTGCCACGGCTGCGGACGCCGCAGCAACAGGGGCCTCGGCGGCCGGCGCTTCAGCGCCGGACGAAGCCGAGGCGCTGCGAAAGCAAGTGGCGGAGCTGACCGACAAAAACCTGCGGCTCGTGGCGGAGATGCAGAACATGCAGCGGCGCGCGGCGCGCGAGCGCGAGGAGTCGCTGCGCTTTGCGGAGGCCGAGTTCGCCCGCGAGCTGCTCGTGGTGATGGACGACCTCGAGCGGACCCGCGAGGCGATCAAGGCCGGAAACGACGCCGCCGCCATCGCCGACGGCGTGCGCATCGTCTTCGAGCACTTTGACAAGGTGCTCCGCAGCCGCGAGATCGTGCCGATCGATGCGGTCGGCAAGGCGTTCAACGCGGACGAGCACGAGGCGCTCATGCAGGAACCCAGCCCCGACGTGCCCGCCGGGAGCGTCCTGCGCGAAGTCCACCGCGGCTATCGCATGCGTGACCGCGTGCTGCGGACGGCGCGCGTCGTTGTGTCGAAAGGAAAAGGGGATTGA
- a CDS encoding CutC-like protein produces MRKLCYALADVRTLLEVTVDSVADAFAAVAAGADRIEFCAQLETEGLTPSMADVASLRRGLAVPLMVMIRPRVGAYCYTPAELRQIGREIDAALGAGADGVVIGAAGPDGCIDVDGCRSLTDRCRGREAVFHRAMDDVPDPSAALEQLIRLGFRRVLTSGRPGSVAPPSAGAEVVRALVRQAAGRIEILPAGGIRADNVGRVLDFTGCGQVHSSCRARPLPPGAGVDATAVRALRAAIDGHCGGRGLSE; encoded by the coding sequence GTGCGGAAATTGTGTTATGCTCTGGCCGACGTGCGCACGCTGCTGGAGGTGACCGTCGATTCCGTAGCCGATGCGTTTGCGGCTGTCGCAGCCGGCGCCGATCGCATCGAATTCTGTGCGCAACTGGAGACGGAGGGGCTGACCCCGTCGATGGCGGACGTCGCCTCGCTGCGGCGAGGTCTCGCAGTTCCGCTGATGGTGATGATCCGCCCGCGCGTCGGCGCGTACTGCTACACACCCGCGGAGCTGCGGCAAATCGGACGCGAGATTGACGCGGCGCTCGGGGCCGGCGCCGACGGGGTGGTCATCGGCGCTGCTGGGCCGGACGGCTGCATCGACGTGGATGGCTGTCGCTCGCTGACGGACCGCTGCCGCGGGCGGGAAGCTGTCTTTCATCGGGCGATGGACGACGTGCCTGATCCGTCCGCCGCGCTTGAGCAATTGATCCGGCTTGGGTTTCGCCGGGTGCTGACGTCGGGCCGTCCCGGCAGTGTGGCGCCGCCGTCAGCCGGCGCGGAGGTCGTCAGGGCGCTGGTCCGCCAGGCGGCGGGGCGAATCGAGATACTTCCCGCGGGCGGGATCCGGGCGGACAACGTCGGGCGGGTGCTGGACTTCACGGGCTGCGGGCAGGTTCACAGCTCCTGCCGTGCCCGACCGCTGCCGCCGGGGGCGGGGGTTGACGCGACGGCGGTGCGAGCGCTGCGAGCGGCGATCGACGGACACTGCGGCGGTCGCGGGCTGTCAGAATGA
- the ygjK gene encoding Glucosidase YgjK precursor, translating into MVGLALACAGSACRTARPPQPGARVNDGAERMPTFAGLRDQLPAPIYEENPAYVDCYWEAWRVVCAHVRQPTAESGFVSPYVDLDFNQNIFFWDTCLMTMFCNYAPGLTPGVAALDNFYAKQHETGEICREINRDTGRDFEPWTNREAQPLFSRCGWGGWDRRDQGPTPVEYRGRAAPTPPPLCTLDALNHPLAAWAELESFRVTGDAARLHRVWTPLARYYAALQTYLRQGNGLYITDWASMDNSPRNMHVDRGGTAVDTSAQMVLFARGLAEMADVLGKPDDAAKYRAEANALAERINALMWDPARRFYFDLSVDGERGGIKTIAAFWTLLAGAASPWQARALAAELENPATFGTHHRAPSLAADESQFAPGGEYWRGSVWSPMDMMIVRGLERYGFTDLAYEIALNHLENVTAVYLQTGAIWENYAPTRVARGDGALRDLVGFSGLGPINFLLEYGIGLRPDAPNRRLTWTIRSERRVGCDRYRFGDVAVSLVCEPADPDGQRELRAVSTGDIRLRILLHGRPYGFELIAGQPLRVRLKR; encoded by the coding sequence ATGGTTGGCCTGGCCCTCGCGTGCGCCGGCAGCGCCTGCCGCACCGCCCGCCCTCCCCAGCCGGGCGCGAGAGTCAACGACGGCGCGGAGCGGATGCCGACATTCGCGGGCCTGCGCGACCAATTGCCAGCCCCGATCTACGAAGAAAACCCGGCGTATGTGGATTGCTATTGGGAGGCGTGGCGCGTCGTGTGCGCGCATGTTCGGCAGCCCACGGCGGAAAGCGGATTCGTCTCACCCTACGTCGACCTGGACTTCAACCAGAACATCTTCTTCTGGGACACATGCCTGATGACGATGTTCTGCAACTATGCGCCAGGGTTGACGCCCGGCGTCGCGGCGCTCGACAACTTCTATGCCAAGCAGCACGAGACCGGCGAAATCTGTCGCGAGATCAATCGCGACACCGGCCGTGACTTTGAGCCGTGGACGAACCGCGAGGCTCAGCCGCTCTTCAGCCGTTGCGGGTGGGGCGGTTGGGATCGGCGGGACCAAGGGCCGACGCCGGTCGAGTATCGCGGCCGCGCCGCGCCCACGCCTCCGCCGCTCTGCACGTTGGACGCGCTTAATCATCCGCTGGCGGCCTGGGCGGAGTTGGAGAGCTTCCGCGTGACGGGCGACGCCGCGCGGCTGCACCGCGTTTGGACGCCGCTGGCGCGGTACTACGCGGCGCTGCAGACCTATCTGCGTCAGGGCAACGGCCTGTACATCACCGATTGGGCCAGCATGGACAATTCTCCCCGAAACATGCATGTCGATCGCGGCGGAACGGCGGTGGACACGTCGGCCCAGATGGTGCTGTTCGCGCGTGGCCTGGCTGAAATGGCAGACGTCCTTGGAAAACCGGACGACGCCGCGAAATACCGCGCCGAGGCCAACGCGCTCGCGGAGCGCATCAACGCGCTGATGTGGGATCCCGCCCGGCGATTTTACTTTGACCTGTCCGTCGACGGCGAACGCGGGGGGATAAAGACCATCGCGGCCTTCTGGACGCTGCTGGCCGGCGCCGCGTCTCCCTGGCAGGCCCGCGCGCTGGCCGCTGAACTTGAGAATCCGGCGACATTCGGCACGCACCATCGGGCGCCGTCGCTGGCCGCTGATGAAAGCCAGTTCGCGCCCGGCGGAGAGTACTGGCGCGGCTCGGTCTGGTCGCCCATGGACATGATGATCGTGCGCGGACTGGAGCGCTACGGTTTCACGGACCTCGCGTACGAGATCGCGCTCAACCACCTGGAGAACGTCACCGCGGTCTACCTTCAGACGGGCGCAATCTGGGAGAACTACGCGCCCACGCGGGTCGCGCGCGGCGACGGCGCGCTGCGCGACCTGGTTGGCTTCTCGGGCCTCGGGCCGATCAACTTCCTGCTCGAGTATGGGATCGGCCTGCGCCCCGACGCGCCGAACCGCAGGCTCACCTGGACCATCCGCAGCGAACGGCGCGTCGGCTGTGACCGGTACCGTTTCGGCGACGTGGCTGTATCTCTCGTCTGCGAGCCGGCAGACCCTGACGGTCAGCGCGAACTCCGCGCCGTGAGCACCGGCGACATTCGCCTCCGCATCCTGCTGCACGGTCGCCCATACGGGTTCGAACTGATCGCGGGGCAGCCGCTTCGCGTGCGCTTGAAACGGTAG
- the groL_2 gene encoding 60 kDa chaperonin, translating into MPAKQLMYSDRARQEILTGIRTLAKAVKSTLGPVGRNVLLQKSWGAPRITKDGVTVSKEIELPEPFQNMGAKLVNEVASKTSDVAGDGTTTATVLAEAIYAEGLKNVTAGAAPMSLKRGIDKAVEVAVENIRKQAVAVRGKDDIAKVGTISANGDKEVGKMLAEAFQKVGKDGVVEIEEGKGIDTTWEHVEGMQFDKGFISPYFITNPSTLEAVFENPIILIFEKKISSVRDMIPLLEKIVTAAKPVVLIAEDVEGEALAALVVNKLRGVLNICAVKAPGFGDRRKAMLEDLAVLTGGEFISEDRGIKFENIELSMMGTAKRVVITKDDTTVIEGAGKKKDIEARIAQIRAQIEKTTSDYDREKLQERLAKLTGGVAVVRVGGASEIEVKERKDLVDDAFHATKAAAEEGIVAGGGVVFLHAIKDVKNAGKNVEGDERIGYQIIAKALEFPARQIAENAGHDGGVVVDEILTRGKGVGFDAARGEYVDMFEAGILDPAKVARVALQNAASVAGLLLTTDVLCTEYKEEKHKDIEGATR; encoded by the coding sequence ATGCCCGCAAAGCAACTCATGTACAGCGATCGCGCCCGCCAGGAGATCCTGACCGGCATCCGCACGCTGGCCAAGGCCGTCAAGAGCACGCTCGGCCCCGTCGGCCGCAACGTGCTTCTGCAAAAGTCGTGGGGCGCCCCGCGCATCACCAAGGACGGCGTCACGGTCAGCAAGGAAATCGAGCTGCCCGAGCCGTTTCAGAACATGGGCGCCAAGCTGGTGAACGAAGTCGCCAGCAAGACGTCCGACGTGGCCGGCGACGGCACGACCACGGCGACCGTTCTGGCCGAGGCGATCTACGCCGAGGGGTTGAAGAACGTCACCGCCGGCGCCGCGCCGATGTCGCTCAAGCGCGGCATCGACAAGGCCGTTGAGGTCGCGGTTGAGAACATTAGAAAACAGGCCGTCGCCGTCCGCGGCAAGGATGACATCGCCAAGGTCGGCACGATCAGCGCCAACGGCGACAAGGAAGTCGGCAAGATGCTGGCCGAGGCCTTCCAGAAGGTCGGCAAGGACGGCGTGGTCGAGATTGAAGAGGGCAAGGGCATCGACACGACGTGGGAGCACGTCGAGGGCATGCAGTTCGACAAGGGCTTCATTTCGCCCTACTTCATCACCAACCCGAGCACGCTCGAAGCCGTCTTCGAGAATCCGATCATTCTCATCTTCGAGAAGAAGATCAGCTCCGTCCGCGACATGATCCCGCTGCTTGAGAAGATCGTCACCGCGGCCAAGCCGGTCGTGCTGATCGCCGAGGATGTCGAGGGCGAGGCGCTCGCGGCTCTCGTGGTGAACAAGCTTCGCGGCGTGCTGAACATCTGCGCGGTGAAGGCGCCCGGTTTCGGCGACCGCCGCAAGGCAATGCTCGAGGATCTTGCCGTCCTGACCGGCGGCGAGTTCATCAGCGAGGATCGCGGCATCAAGTTCGAGAACATCGAGCTGTCGATGATGGGCACGGCCAAGCGCGTGGTCATCACCAAGGACGACACGACCGTCATCGAGGGCGCCGGCAAGAAGAAGGACATTGAGGCCCGCATCGCCCAGATTCGCGCGCAGATCGAAAAGACCACCAGCGACTACGACCGCGAGAAACTCCAGGAGCGCCTGGCCAAGCTCACCGGCGGCGTCGCGGTCGTGCGCGTCGGCGGCGCGAGCGAGATCGAGGTCAAGGAGCGCAAGGACCTGGTCGACGACGCCTTCCACGCCACCAAGGCGGCGGCCGAAGAGGGCATTGTCGCCGGCGGCGGCGTGGTGTTTCTGCACGCGATCAAGGACGTGAAAAACGCCGGCAAGAACGTCGAAGGCGATGAGCGCATCGGCTACCAGATCATCGCCAAAGCGCTCGAGTTCCCCGCGCGGCAGATCGCCGAGAACGCCGGCCATGACGGCGGCGTGGTGGTTGATGAGATTCTGACCCGCGGCAAGGGCGTCGGTTTCGACGCGGCCCGCGGCGAATATGTCGATATGTTCGAGGCCGGCATTCTCGACCCGGCCAAGGTGGCGCGCGTGGCGTTGCAGAATGCGGCCAGCGTCGCCGGCCTGCTGCTGACGACCGATGTCCTGTGCACCGAGTACAAGGAAGAGAAGCACAAGGACATCGAAGGCGCGACGCGCTAG
- a CDS encoding Zinc ribbon domain protein: MPMYEYACEACDVEFEQLVRTAREEKSVKCPQCGGGRVRRKLSVFAPRSGAAPAAPAPRGCGRCGDPDGPCGL, encoded by the coding sequence GTGCCGATGTACGAGTACGCCTGCGAGGCCTGCGACGTGGAGTTCGAGCAACTGGTCCGCACGGCGCGCGAGGAAAAATCCGTGAAGTGCCCGCAGTGCGGAGGCGGCCGCGTGCGCCGCAAGCTCAGCGTCTTCGCTCCGCGCAGCGGCGCTGCCCCCGCGGCGCCGGCGCCACGCGGCTGCGGGCGATGCGGCGACCCCGACGGTCCCTGCGGGCTATGA